The region TCGGCCCTTCCCGGGGTAAACGGAACTTCTACCTCGAGGCCTGCCCGTTTCGCCCCCTCTTCAACGGCTACGTTTCCCGCAAGCACTATGAGGTCGGCAAGGGAGACTCTCTTTCCCGTGGAGTTTGAAAACTCCTCTGCCACTTTCTTCAGGGCCTTAGCTACCCTCTTTACCGTTTCGGGCTCGTTTACCTCCCAGCTTATCTGAGGTTCAAGGGCTATTTTCGCCCCGTTGGCACCGCCCCGCTTGTCGGAGTCTCTGTAGGTGGAGGCTGCCGACCAGGCGGTGTAGAGGAAGTCCCTTAATGGGATGCCGCTCTCTTTTATCTCCCTTTTTAGGCTTTGGAGCTCTTCTCCTGAAAGGGTGGAGCTTCCGGGCGGAAGGGGCTCCTGCCACACGAAGAGCTCCCGGGGGCGCTCCTTCCAGAGGTAGCGGTTTTCCGGTCCGAGGTCTCTGTGGGTAAGTTTGAACCACGCCTTTGCAAAGGCCTCTTCGAACCGTTCCGGGTTGCTGAGGAACTTCAGGGCTATCTCCCTGTAAACGGGGTCGAACCTTAAGGCGAGGTCGGTTGTAAGCATCATGGGCCTGTGGCGTCTGTTGGGGTCGAAGGCGTCGGGTATCACTTCGGGGGCATCTTGGGCAACCCACTGCCACAGGCCTGCGGGGCTTTTGGTAAGCTTCCAGTTGTACTTGAAAAGGTGCTCTAAGAAGTCGATGCTCCACCTTACCGGGGTTTTGGTCCAGGCAAGCTCAAAGCCGCTTGTTATGGTGTCTTCTGCGCGCCCTTTTCCGCAGCTGTTCTTCCAGCCGAGCCCTGCCTCCTCGAGCGGGGCTTCGTCGGGGGGCTCTCCCAGGCACGAAACCGGGCCGGCCCCGTGGCATTTCCCGAAGGAGTGGCCGCCGGCTATGAGGGCAACCGTCTCCTCGTCGTCCATTCCCATCAGCCTGAAGGCCTCTCTGATTTCAAGGGCCGACTCCACGGGGTCGGGCTTACCCTTTGGCCCTTCGGGGTTAACGTAGATGAGGCCCATTGTTGATGCGGCGGTGGGAAGCTCGCTCGGTTTCTCACTCTTTAGGGAGCGCTCCTGTTTGAAGAGCTGAAGCTCCTTCTCGTAGTAGATATCCTCTTCAAACAGGTAGGAGTCTACCCTGCCGCCGGCAAAGCCGATAGTTTTAAACCCCATAGACTCAAGCGCTACGTTCCCTGCAAGGATTATCAAGTCTCCCCACGAAATCGACGGACCGAACCTCTTCTTCACCGGCCACAGTAGCCTTATAGCTTTATCGAGGTTTGTGTTGTCGGGCCAGTTGTATATGGGCCATATACGGATAAACCCCCTGTTTGCTCCTCTGCGCCCGTCTTTAATTCTGTAAGTTCCGGCGCTGTGCCATGCGAGTCGGACAAAGAGCGGGCCGTAGTGGCCAAAGTCTGCCGGCCACCAAGCTTTTGAGTCGGTCATAACCTTGAAGAGTTCCTCTTTAACCTGTTTGATGTTTAATCTTTCGAAGGCCTCCTTGTAGTTGAAGTTCTTCAAGGGATTCTGTTCCCCTCCCCTTTGGTAGAGGAGTCTTACTTTCAGCTTGCGTCTTCCCACGGTACCCTCCAGAAAGAATTTGTAATTGTAAAAAATTTACTTCTGCAACTGAATTAATGAACTTGCGGCTGAAAAGTCAAGGAGAGAAGACAGAGTGTTTTCTTAAGCTAAGAAAGATGCCTCTTTAGCGTTTTCGATGAGGATCTTGGTGATTCTGTCTCTTCCGTTTTCAGGAAGACTCTCTCTTATTAGCAGATACTCCTCAAATATTGTTGTGTCGAAGGTAAGGGCGTCGTCGGTGTTAAGGAAGGCTTTAAATTTTCTTTCTTCTATGAGTTCTAGGATCTCTTCTCTTATATAGTTTTTGTAGTCAGGTAACCTCTCTATGAAGATGTTTGAACTGGGGCAGATTTCGATGGCTACCCCCCTTTCTACGATGAGCTTCGTAACTAGAGATTGTATGTTCTTTATGAGCTCAACCTGCTCTTCAAAGCTTACGAACTTACTTGAGCCCAGCAGTGGGTTAATTAGGTAGTCCTCCCTAGGTTTAAGTTTGTATTTTTT is a window of Thermovibrio ammonificans HB-1 DNA encoding:
- the katG gene encoding catalase/peroxidase HPI; protein product: MGRRKLKVRLLYQRGGEQNPLKNFNYKEAFERLNIKQVKEELFKVMTDSKAWWPADFGHYGPLFVRLAWHSAGTYRIKDGRRGANRGFIRIWPIYNWPDNTNLDKAIRLLWPVKKRFGPSISWGDLIILAGNVALESMGFKTIGFAGGRVDSYLFEEDIYYEKELQLFKQERSLKSEKPSELPTAASTMGLIYVNPEGPKGKPDPVESALEIREAFRLMGMDDEETVALIAGGHSFGKCHGAGPVSCLGEPPDEAPLEEAGLGWKNSCGKGRAEDTITSGFELAWTKTPVRWSIDFLEHLFKYNWKLTKSPAGLWQWVAQDAPEVIPDAFDPNRRHRPMMLTTDLALRFDPVYREIALKFLSNPERFEEAFAKAWFKLTHRDLGPENRYLWKERPRELFVWQEPLPPGSSTLSGEELQSLKREIKESGIPLRDFLYTAWSAASTYRDSDKRGGANGAKIALEPQISWEVNEPETVKRVAKALKKVAEEFSNSTGKRVSLADLIVLAGNVAVEEGAKRAGLEVEVPFTPGRADAEQHQVDVETHRYLEPEADGFRNYLKAKPKEFTPEELFIDKAQQLTLTAWEMAVLTAGLRVLGGNFKKRDYGVLTNRPGALTNDFFVNLLSPEVRWQKKSPKNDFIYEGYSRETGKRLWEATRFDLIFVADSELRAVSEVYGFEGSLEKFVRDFVSSWVKVMELDRFDVNWR